The stretch of DNA TGCATGCATGATCATGCAAAATGTGTGTCTTGATCAAAGGAGAAGGCTGCAAAGACCCTCACAAGTCAAAACTGACTACTCGACGCTAGCTTGAGtccatgtttatgtgttgggttGAGGCTAAATTTATTGGGGTCAATACCGACAGATGAGTTCTGAGAACTTAGACCTATCATAAATCATGAAGTGCAGATAAATTGGGAATTGCACAACAAAATCTAGTTTAGAACCATTAGAACCTTCTTTTGCCTCTGCTTTTTTCCCCTTAGAACCTTCTTTTGcctttttttttttcattttatcagTTTTCTGCTTAATTAGTTTGGTTTTCGTTAGGGAGGTTTTGGTTTGTAGCCTTTAAAGACATAATACAACAGTATCACATACTACTGATCATTTATACAGACAATAAAATAGATAACTTGTGCTATAATGGTTCTAGTTTTGGACATGCCGTTTGCAGATAGAAGTTACAGACAACATTAAGACAAGAGCAAAAACACCGTCAGCAATTTGTCTATAGAATCATAGAGAGTGTACATACAACTACAGAAAGACTattgctctcttttcttctttcctaACTAGCAATTCTTACAGACGGCTAAGATAAGACTATCGGACATACCTAAGTTTGGCAAGCTCTCAATTTTTCCTTCTAAATTGCACcttgctggtgaagttgtggacaGAAATATAAACAGATTTCTATTAGTACAAAAGTGTCGGGCAGCTTCGGAATAACATGCTTGTTACTCAAGACTGAAGACATGTCCGTCAGTAGTTGGTACTCGGGCATGTGCATGTAACTGCAATAACTAGTAGACTGACACTCTGTTGCGCCATTGCGCCCTTCCTCCTGAAGCCACACTTCAGCGGCTCGGCATCAAAGAACAGCCGCCGCCCCACCTCTTGTTCGAAAATAAAGTCAAAGTTGGGATCCTGGGAAGTGATATCACAACACAATAGCTGATTTAGACGGGTGAAAGAGTAGAGCTGCAAAAGGTGAGCACTGAAGCAGAGCCCAAACTTGAGATATTTTGACTTTTAAGTAGATCTGCAAGCCTGGGACATACATAGCATTTGACGCAGCTGCTCCCGTCTAAGAGCTCCACTGATTCTGCTACACCCTGCTACTCTGTGAAGATCCTGTAGCACAGGTGGACAACCAAAATTAGCGAACAACACATTACTGAACCTCAGAATCTATCAAGTATCTTACCTCCCATACCTGCTGCGCCGGCTTCCAAGTTCATAAATAGTAGCTGCCTAAGACTGAGAGGATATGACTTAAAATGAAAATTATGTTGTCTTTCTTCCAGATGAATCATGCAAATACAGGATGAGACCATGTTGATGTACAGTAAGGCTTGAACTAGTTGGGATTACTTAAATTAAATGGTTAGAAGAGAGGGTAAGGGCAAGGTGGAGGCTTATAGGTGTGCAGCCGCACCATCACATTAAAAATCCTCCGTGTGCATAATATTTCTAAAATTATTACAGCAGCTATTCTGTTTTCACCAAAATATTTGAATCCATACCCTGAGAACACTGCCTGTACATAAATTTATATGTAATTTCACAGATGGGATGTGCCAACAAAGTGGGAAGTTCTTAATGTTTGCTCCATAACTCAATTCAGAGTGATATATCTATACGTGTTGCTACCTGCCAGCAGATGAAAACATAAGTATTCTACTGCCTTGCTTCTAACATGTGCATATGCAGTTGTCGAGTAATTATATTGCTTTAAATTAGCACAGTAAGCCAATCATTTCTAGATCAATTTTGTAGAACATGTTTTAAAGTTTAGGGAAACTAACAGAACTTTATGTTTTTTCTGATAGCTTTGGCAAAGGGAGGCAGCAAGCTTGAGGCAGCAACTGCACGACTTGCAAGAAAGCCACAAGTATGGTGATCTTCTATTAATTCTgcaaagaaaataaatcaccaattAATATAAGCGGAAGTAACTGCTGCATACTGTAATTATCAAACAGAAATATAATAAAAAAAGTACCCAAACAAAACTTAGATGCTCCATCATTCAAAGTGATTCCCATTTACGCACAACAGGGTTTTACTAGCAATACTTAGAAGTATTTCAACTGTATTAATGGAATGCCATGAGTAACTATTTTGCATGATTATAGGCAACTGATGGGAGAGGAGCTTTCCAGCCTAGGTGTAAGAGATCTCCAGGGTTTAGAGAATCGGCTCGAAATGAGTTTACGCAGTATCAAAACAAGGAAGGTTATTACATGTGTTATCCACCATCTGTAATTTTGTGTTACTGTTTGCTTCAATCTAATGATGCAGCAAAAATCTATTAAACAGGACAACCTTCTGAGAAGTGAAATTGAAGAGTTACACAGGAAGGTTTGGCCTTACAATTAATGTCCTACTTATATTATTTCAAAGAACTCTGCATGCATAGAAGGTTTCTACTAACATTTTAACTTCTAAACAAACTCTGCAACAGGGAAGTCTAATCCACCAGGAAAACACGGAACTGTGTCGTAGATTAAACATCATGTCACAACAAAAAATGGAACTGAGCAGAAAGGTTTGGTGCACAATCCTTTGTCAAAAACTTTAGTCAAATGATGGCACGTTATCAGAAATAAGCTAAACTAACGACTTAATTTCAGCTTCAGAGCTGTGAATCGGGAGGTGCCACTGATGCAAATAAAAGCTCTAGCACTCCCTACAGCTTTCGTATTGTACAAGACGCAAATATTCCTGCTAATCTTGAACTGAGCCAGGCACAACAAAATGAACAGGAGCACTCCGAAACAGACGCTCCAGCACTGGGGTAAATATTCTCTTCTAGATCCAAAATTGGATTATCCCAAGAAGTATACATACACCTAATCAAGGATATATGCTTTTGAATGTAGCAGACTTCAACTGTCCTAAGACGATCTAATACATTCTGGGCAACGTCATGGGTAatcaaaaatatcaaatcatgATTCAGAGCACTTGTAGTTGGATAATGCAGCATGTTGTGCGCTATACTAGCCCATAAAGAAAAGTGCACAGACTACAGACAGGACAGATTATGCTGCCAGGGGCTATATTATATTGAAGTTGTGACATAATGGTTGTTGTAATGATACTAGTTGTAACATCATAATTTTTATGCTTATGCCCACATGACATTAAAGTAATTGTGTATCGATAGCTGTGTACAATCAGCATTAATTTTTCTAGTTCTTCTATGAACTAATAATTAGGCTGGTTGATACTTCAAGTCGATGCTAGCAGATTTCAGTTCCCACATTCCACCTGGATCCTATAGTGCGGTCACGGAAAATTACAACGTTCTTCAATCTTCATTACTTGtggaagtactccctctgtaaactaatataagaccgtttagatcactaaagaggGAGTACTTCACAAGTACAACAATGTCCAAAATTCAGAAAGCATGGATCTATGATGGAAACATATAAAAACCATTGGTTACATGCAAGGGTGAAGGAGAGGCTCCACCAAGGTGAACTCTAGCACCACATACACCCCAAACAAAAATTAGTCCAACGAGATTCTCGTTAACACTCAGTAATACATGCCGAAAATGGTCAGTCGTGGAACAATAGCTTGGTGTCACGATCAGACCCGTTAAGGTTATACATATTGAGATGAAGAATTATACTACATTTCAGTGTCTTACTTGCGCCTTGTTTGCAAGTAATGCAGGCGTCCTACTTGCGCCTTCCCCGCAAGTAATGCAGTTGTTGCCTCATGCTCGGTGCCGCCACATGCGTATCTGGTCAAGCAACAGACCATAAGCATTAGAATATTTCGTAGCCAATGTCAACTAATTGATAATTTGATATACAGCAGCAAAGTGAATGAACGTGCACTGCGACTTTAAACAACTGACAAAGGAAATGGGGAGATTGCTACTTCATACAAAAGTGTAAATGAAGCCAGCATAGTGCTAAAACTAATGCATCATCAGAGTTGGGGATATTAGCTACTTACTGTTAAATGGCAACAAGAATATAGATAGTGCATCATCAGAGTTGGCGATATTAGCTACTTATTGTTAAATGGCAACAAGGATATAGATAGTGCCCTGAGGTGTACTACTCGTGGACTAGCACATGAAAAACACGGCTGAAAAATACGAACAAAAAAATATCTGAAATTAACTTATGGCACGGAGATAATAGGCACTTACTGTATCACAAAAATTCAGGTCCAAATTCTTTTCACAACTTCACAAACAAACAATGAGGATTGAAAAATCAGATCCAAATCTTTTCACAACTTCGCTCACAAATTTATGAGGATTGAATATTATCCTGCTGCTAGTATTCAGAGGTggattttccttttccttttggaAGTGTGTTTCGAACTCAGATATATGAAAAT from Triticum dicoccoides isolate Atlit2015 ecotype Zavitan chromosome 6A, WEW_v2.0, whole genome shotgun sequence encodes:
- the LOC119317755 gene encoding MADS-box transcription factor 57-like isoform X1 translates to MGRGKIVIRRIDNSTNRQVTFSKRRGGLLKKAKELSILCDAEVGLVVFSSTGRLHEFSSTNMKAVIDRYTKAKEEQAGVNATSEIKLWQREAASLRQQLHDLQESHKQLMGEELSSLGVRDLQGLENRLEMSLRSIKTRKDNLLRSEIEELHRKGSLIHQENTELCRRLNIMSQQKMELSRKLQSCESGGATDANKSSSTPYSFRIVQDANIPANLELSQAQQNEQEHSETDAPALGRLQLS
- the LOC119317755 gene encoding MADS-box transcription factor 57-like isoform X2 translates to MGRGKIVIRRIDNSTNRQVTFSKRRGGLLKKAKELSILCDAEVGLVVFSSTGRLHEFSSTNMKAVIDRYTKAKEEQAGVNATSEIKLWQREAASLRQQLHDLQESHKQLMGEELSSLGVRDLQGLENRLEMSLRSIKTRKDNLLRSEIEELHRKGSLIHQENTELCRRLNIMSQQKMELSRKLQSCESGGATDANKSSSTPYSFRIVQDANIPANLELSQAQQNEQEHSETDAPALGLQLS
- the LOC119317755 gene encoding MADS-box transcription factor 57-like isoform X3, which codes for MGRGKIVIRRIDNSTNRQVTFSKRRGGLLKKAKELSILCDAEVGLVVFSSTGRLHEFSSTNMKAVIDRYTKAKEEQAGVNATSEIKLWQREAASLRQQLHDLQESHKQLMGEELSSLGVRDLQGLENRLEMSLRSIKTRKDNLLRSEIEELHRKGSLIHQENTELCRRLNIMSQQKMELSRKSCESGGATDANKSSSTPYSFRIVQDANIPANLELSQAQQNEQEHSETDAPALGRLQLS